The following nucleotide sequence is from Saccharomyces kudriavzevii IFO 1802 strain IFO1802 genome assembly, chromosome: 5.
CAAGAACCCAGGAGGATTTAAATTGACGAGAATTCTGAGAAAATGGGACATTTTTTGGGCTAATTTATCGCTCGACGCGTTTTCACTTCCATAAACTATCAGTGTGGGTAAAATAAACCCACTGTGCTTCTTCAATGGGAGATAGTGAATCTCAAGTGACTTTACCTTCGTATTTTCgtcttctttcaaaaaaaaagatttcaGAAGGAATATTTGGAATCTCTTTGGCATATcgaagcaaaaaaaagaagtgtCCACTTTTCCACAGTTTGCTCTCATACATGCATTATTTCAAATCCAGCGCGACAGCTTCCCAGTATTCGGTGTCAGCGCCTGCAAATCATTTCTTCAGAAAACTGAGTGAAACGGTTCAATAGAGTGAACCTGTGATGCaagcaagaacaaaaaagaaattggatGTGCGAGATCATCGAATTGCGGGAATGCGCAAGTTGAATAGCAATATCAACATAACATAGTAATTCTTCTATAtcttgaaggaaaaggagaatatttcttgaataattAAGGTTAACCTGTACCATAGCAGTGCATATATTTAAATACgttcttttgaaaacgGCAGACAACGCTCTATACTGTTCAAAAACCACTACCTCAGGACCACACCATTCCGCATCATTttgattatatataaagtAAGGGATCACTTACTATGAAGACTCAACGTTCGCTTTTAAAATACTCATTTAGAAATGCCTAATTCAATTTCGTCCCAAAAAAGGTTTAGGAAGTCCGGCAAAGAGTCTGAAGTCACAAAGTTTTCGAGACTTATAAAATCCAGTCCAAGAGAAACACCGGAGCTATTGACTGGAAATCCCTCATGGTGGAGTGTACCATCTTTTTTCCCCTGTACACCTATATTGTTATTTACAAAATCACCCATGTCCCTATCAAGAATATTGAGAATTTCTTTGCGAAAATTCGATTCCTTATGATCGCCTATTATGTTTTCATACCAGACACATGCAATATCCAACACTGCTTTAACAGCATTTAAACATGCCTGGccgtatttttttagttcGTGGAACAGTAGCTCCTCAGAAATCTTCTGTGATCGCATATATACCTGGCAGCAAATACGAGTTAGGATAAAGGACATTGTTGtaccatttttcaactttttgtaaaatgcGTTGTTATCGTTGACGTCAATGTTATTagaatttatcaacaaatcATTGTATAGAGCAATCACACCACACATTAAGGATAAATGGTAAATCGGATCTTCTCTGGAGTTCTCAATAAAATATGAAGTAATTCTCAACAAGATTGCATACAAGAACCACGAACACTTCATGATATGAAGTGAATCCTTCAGCCTGAGAATTTCCGTTAAAATATCCACAGaagtttcaaaagtttGAAGCCTTGTTTGTTTTATACATATATCGAGACCAACTTTCTCACTTGATTGCAAGAGGTTTTGGATCCTCAATATCAAACTTTCCATTCCTTGAAAACAGCAAACTTTGGAGAATTCAAAATGTGTATATAATTCAAATATGCgactgttttcaaaatgttgCTTGAGAAAAGGGATTAATTTATCTTGTACGCCCAGAAAAATCCTTCTTATCTTGAAGAACTCCACCTTAAGCTGCCGTGCTGTCCTATTTAGGTCTTTCGCGTCAGGCACTGCAAATAATCTGTAGTCTGTGAATTTACGATTATAAAGCAACTCAAAGAATACCGTGGTAATTAATTTTGCCAATAGTATATaaccaaaagaaacacAAATATCAAGTTTCGTTGGATCGAGTTTGACTGAATCTATTAATGTGAGACAATCCATCGAATCATCTACTCCCAGCCCAATTACTTTTTTGGGAAAGAGACAAGAAGTCATTTCATCTGAAATCATTGGTTCCTTACCAGAATTTAAAGTGTACCATCTATCCCACCAATAGCAATCCCACCATAACTTACGATTTTCTTCTGCaatttcctcttcttgGCCAATGTAGTATTCCCAACGATTTAAACCGGCATCTAAACTTCGCCTGGACATAGTGCAAATAATCCTTCCCAAAACGAAATAATCATCAATCCAATATCTATGTCTTATCAGAGAAACTAACCCCTTCAATATAACCAAGTCGTGCACTGCTGAAAATATCGatctttcaaaatactCTAcacaaagacaaaaaatcaattcaTCCTGCTCAagaaatcttttcaaagataaagaaCTCGGATTTGTATCAGCCAGAGTATTGTGGTGCTCTTCCATAAGAAGTACACCGTACATGAATCAATCTGTCGGTTTTTCGAATTTAAGACTTTGAGAACTGTTCGTACGCTCTTTGATATCACCCGATATGTTTGACATAATGTGCTGAATGAGCGCATCATCCCCACAAATAAGTCCATTTAACTTTGCGTAATACTCAAGAGGAGGCATTGATGTCACTCTCGGATCATTACGTCCGGCAGAGGTAGCATCAAGAAACtttaaaaacaaataaatcGTTTCTCTCGTACCCCTATCATCTGAACATGAAATCAACCAGAGGTGGTAAAATATAACAGCGGCGAATAGACTCCAAAATATATACCAACTTTTTGTGCAGTATTACTTTCAAAGGCATTGGAGAATCTGTTCAAGCAGTTGGACTGCTTCCCAATGATTTCTGTCTCTATCGATTTCGCTCCATTATAAGAACTGACTTCCTTGCTGTCCAGATTAAGGTATAGCTGAGgctgtattttttcaagctcAGAGCAGATATTGCCTAAACCTTTCTGTAAAGATGCCGGCGCGCTTGACGGCAGTtgagttttcaatttttctataGTACATTTCACATCATCCAAATCATTACTGAGGCTACCAGTATATTTAAAGAAAGCCTCAAGAGGTTCACAAGGTTGGTTCTTATATCTGCATTTTGATTGAGATCCTATACAACCAAAACATGGCTTTTTACTGTCACATTTTACCTTTTTCCTACGGCATCTTTCACAGGCTTTGGACACCCTCGAACCTTGCCTTCTCAGTTCCTTTTTTGCCGCCATTTCATTAACAGACGAATTGCGTACTTTAAGCGATATCTTACTGAAAATATCTATTAGATGAAGTTTGCAGTTGTTCAGATATACTATGGACAAGGGAATTTTCACACTTGCATCAATTATAGATTGACGTTACCCGGTCTCATAGATgcacttttttcttgataatcGATTTTCCATTTGGACTAGTGCGATCGTGTAGTATAGCGCATGTTTAAGGTTTCAGCCTTGTTTTCGTACGCCGCGGCAAGGAACTTTTTCTCGATACGACGTGAGGCTTCTCTTTGGCAATGCCGCGGCAAGAAGTCAATGCTGGCACAATAGATTCTCAGCCTTTTCAACCAAATGCAGTTTAAATCATGAAATGCCAAGAGGccaaaataatgaatataaaaGCACTTACCGAAACGTAGCATCTAAATTCCTGCATCTCATCTATCAATGTTAAAATATCAGGTTGAGATAAGCAGTTCATATAGCTCTTTGATAGATCTTTTACTGTATCTTAACATTCAATAATGTCTACTGACTCCGACTTTGTTCTTTACCATTATACGCCCAGCAAAGGAGCTGCGATTGTGTTTGTCGTGCTCTTTATTTTAATGATAGTTGTTTATGCTGTGCAAACTTTTAATGCTGCGAGAAAGGCTTCCAAAATAGCTAGATATAACTCATTTGAGCCATCGGATGATAAGATAGATGATAAAACAGATGACAAGACAGATGATAAGtctgttatttttgaaaataatgattccaaaaaaaaattcaaagttttgTCGACAGTTTGTGCATTTAtaccttttttcattggttTCATCATGGAGTTTATTGGGTATATTGGCAGAGTATTATCTAGTTCCGATCCTACAAAAATAGCGCCATATATTATTCAATCCCTCCTTTTATTGGTGGCTCCAGCGCTAATCGCTGCGACTATTTATATGGTTTTTGGAAGACTCTTGAATGCTATGAGATGCGAGTCTTTGATGCTAATCTCCGCACGTTTCGGTACGACATTTTTTGTCGTTGGTGATGtttttagtttctttttacaAGCAGCAGGCGGTGGGCTGATGTCTAAGAAAGGATCGACAAAGACCGGTTCAAACCTCATAACCGCTGGCCTTATTGTACagatagttttttttggatttttcattattaatGAGATAAGATTTTCAATTAgcgtcaaaaaaaaatgttcgTTCTACAGTGGCATTTCCAGAAAATGGTTCATTGTAAATGCTACCCTATTATTGAGCAGTGTCTTGATTTTAGTACGTTCTATCGTCAGAGTTGTTGAATTTATTCAGGGATTTGATggttttattatttccCACGAGTATTTCATTTATGTCTTCGACGCTGTGCCAATGTTGTTGGTGATCATAGCATTTAGTGTGGGTTCCTTCTTTGGCAATGTATTTGATGTGATAGCAGAATGTCAatattcaactttttcagattctGCATAGGGATTGTATACTCAACTAAGTACACTTTTATCATATTTTATTCTCGGTTCATCACAggtgattgaatgtatttCACAAAGGTAGACGTTAGCCAAGTATTAGAAATACAAACACTTTTCACGCCCTTTACTTTGGTTAATGAGCGGATCTCCCACTGTTGTCACATACAGTATTTTATAGTTACTACCATAGCCCAATGTTTTGAACATGACATTAAACACATTGTGATAGGCTTTGGGACCTACAGGATAGCACAAAAAGCAATGCCATACATGGTTCATACACCCGCAAACCGTACCAGTGACTTATAGCATCaagtacatatatatattagtAGTGAGCAGTATCAAAACGCTAGAGCACTATAAAAACATTGACAATCAGACAATGCAGCGGGCTATAGTAAATTACCAATAGGTAAAACTTATCATGGTAAATAAACTctgaaatggaaaaaaataacgtaATCAAAGCCACTAGCAACAAACATAAACTCATTAGTAATAAAAAAGCCAAAATATTGCAGCTTGTACCAAGGAACGTAGAGAGAAAATGGTATACCATTCCATAATTGaaatgaggaaaagaagcCCTATTCTCAGAACCTTAAAGTAGATTATTGTAGAAAAAAGTGTTTGCACAATTGATCTCAGGTAATCTAACCAAGAATTGCAGAGAAGGAAAGGGAATTTACTGCTGAGCACAACAATATGTCCTCACaataacagaaaaaaggaaaaaaggaaaaaagaaacacactttttttgtatagGTTGCGGACTGCCTCCCAAAATCACTGGCAAGGTCGACCTTCTGCCAGTATAACTATCGGTTTCCCAAAAGAGTGGTTGGTTTGTGAGGATTAATTGCCGCATTTCTGAGCCACTGCGTTCATTGCTGTGCTTGAACATGCTCGCGCTATTTATTAAGACACTTCGTAGAGTACGCACTGCGCATCTTCGTCGTATACGAAAGCTCAAAAAGCACAAAGCTCCCAGTAGCCATAGATTTTTAATCACCGTTTCATTCACTGGCTGTTAGCCCATTACTTCTGTTGTAAGaacaaatttctttctcgTATGATCAAGGAATCTTGCCAGCGGCATTAGTTCGGTGGATACGCAGTCAATTAACTTAGTTTAACTTTCAGGACCACCGAGGGGCGCATGTCGGACTTAAAATCTAAAATACCAAACTGAATAGTGGGGGTGGGGTATGCGTTTTTGTGTGCGTGGGGTAGCCGGAATCATCTACAAAGGCACAAAGGCACAAAGGCACAAGGCCGCGTGGGGTGACTTTACTGTGTACAGGTTTGTCAGCAGGCTGGCCTCTGAGTTTGAATGCTGCCTGGTCCAATATGACGTAAACtttcgaagaaaatattagaTAATAGTATCCCTGACTGCCACCTAAGACCGGAAGAAACCCCATGAAAGGAAAGTGGTGTTTGAAGCCGGATCTCCCTCAATGTGtgcaaaaataaaactgcTGCTCGATCGAAATTTATTGTCTCAATGGTGTGAGACTGCTGCTTCATACTCCCGAACAATTGAAATTAACGAGAGGTATAAAAAGGGAAGGTAACATGAACTTATACCAGATTGAATCAAACTTCCTCTTTTGATAGATCAAAACataacaaaataaaacagaaaaggaaaacaaaaaaaatgtctagCTCGCAATTAGCTGTTGAGAGTGATGCAAATATTCGAAATGCTTCTGATGCTGACGTTCATGTGGCACCACCTGTAGAGAAGGAGTGGTCGGATGACCTTGATGAAAACGAGGTCCTGAATATAGGGCAACTGGAAGCCCCAAAGAGAGGTTTTCTGGGCTATCTTACCATCTACCTACTGTGTATTCCTATATCTTTCGGGGGGTTTCTACCTGGCTGGGATAGTGGTATTACCGCAGGCTTCATCAACATggacaatttcaaaatgaacttCGGATCCTACAAGCACAGCACTGGAGAGTATTATTTGAGCAACGTGCGTATGGGTCTTCTTGTAGCAATGTTTAGTATTGGGTGTGCCATAGGGGGCCTTATTTTTGCCCAACTGGCCGACAGAATAGGCAGAAGGTTAGCAATTGTGATCGTGGTGTTGGTGTATATGATCGGTGCTATTATTCAGATTAGTTCAAGCCACAAATGGTACCAATACTTTGTTGGTAAGATTATTTACGGTCTCGGTGCTGGTGGTTGTTCGGTGTTGTGTCCGATGCTTCTGTCTGAAATAGCTCCCAAGGACCTAAGAGGTGGGCTTATCTCGTTGTATCAACTGAACATGACCTTTGGTATCTTCCTAGGTTACTGTAGTGTTTATGGGACAAGAAAATACGATAACACCGCACAATGGAGGGTGCCTCTTGGGCTATGCTTCTTGTGGGCCCTGATTATCATCATTGGTATGTTATTAGTTCCAGAGTCACCAAGATATCTGATCGAACGTGAAAAACATGAGGAAGCACGTGCTTCCATTGCCAAGATCAACAAGGTTTCAGCAGAAGATCCATGGGTACATGGAGAGGCAGAAGCAATTATTGCTGGTGTGCTTGCCCAAAGGGAGCTAGGGGAAGCCTCATGGAAAGAGCTTTTCTCAGTGAAAACCAAAGTGCTTCAGCGTTTGATTACCGGGATACTTATACAGACCTTCCTGCAACTTACCGGTGAGaactactttttcttctacgGAACtaccattttcaaatcagTCGGGCTTACTGATGGTTTCGAGACCTCAATCGTCCTGGGTACagtgaatttcttttccactATTATTGCCGTTATGGTCGTGGACAAAATTGGTCGTCGTAAGTGTCTGCTATTCGGGGCAGCTGGGATGATGGCGTGTATGGTCATTTTCGCAAGTATCGGTGTGAAATGTCTTTACCCACACGGTGAGGATGCTCCTTCTTCGAAGGGTGCAGGTAATGCTATGATTGTGTTTACCTGTTTCTACATATTCTGCTTTGCAAGTACATGGGCTCCTGTTGCTTATATTGTGGTTGCCGAGTCGTTCCCTTCGAAGGTCAAGTCTAGAGCTATGTCGATTTCGACTGCCTTTAACTGGCTATGGCAATTTTTGATTGGTTTCTTCACACCATTTATTACCGGATCTATCCATTTCTACTATGGTTATGTGTTTGTGGGCTGCTTGGTTGCTATGTTTTtgtatgttttctttttcttaccaGAAACAATTGGGTTATCCCTAGAGGAGATTCAACTATTGTATGAGGACGGTGTGAAACCATGGAAATCTGCATCTTGGGTGCCACCTTCAAGGAGAGGAAGCTCTTCCGAAGAAGTTGCGACTCAGAAGAAGGactggaagaaatttttgaagttctcgAAGAGTTCTGATTGATCTTTGAGTGCATATGTTTGTCTTGGGAGGGCAACGTTGTATATTATATCttacataaaaatatgttaCTTTAATTTTCACGAATTTATGAAGAGCCTTGGAGATTCATGCtcatacatatatatctGTATCACGAAGAAGTTCTCAACTGGTGTAACGTAGTGCGcacttcttttctttttcattaatggAGGCGGAGAACTATAATGCTGGAAACGTAAACGGCGATACCAATGGCGATGGTGATGGCTACACAAGATGGAAGTTCTTGAGTACTTGCTAAATGAAGAGTGCATACTTACAGGCATGTGACACGTTACTTGACTAACAAAACTACAAAacatacaaaaaatacataatcTATACAAGATATC
It contains:
- the SKDI05G2680 gene encoding sugar porter family MFS transporter is translated as MSSSQLAVESDANIRNASDADVHVAPPVEKEWSDDLDENEVLNIGQLEAPKRGFLGYLTIYLLCIPISFGGFLPGWDSGITAGFINMDNFKMNFGSYKHSTGEYYLSNVRMGLLVAMFSIGCAIGGLIFAQLADRIGRRLAIVIVVLVYMIGAIIQISSSHKWYQYFVGKIIYGLGAGGCSVLCPMLLSEIAPKDLRGGLISLYQLNMTFGIFLGYCSVYGTRKYDNTAQWRVPLGLCFLWALIIIIGMLLVPESPRYLIEREKHEEARASIAKINKVSAEDPWVHGEAEAIIAGVLAQRELGEASWKELFSVKTKVLQRLITGILIQTFLQLTGENYFFFYGTTIFKSVGLTDGFETSIVLGTVNFFSTIIAVMVVDKIGRRKCLLFGAAGMMACMVIFASIGVKCLYPHGEDAPSSKGAGNAMIVFTCFYIFCFASTWAPVAYIVVAESFPSKVKSRAMSISTAFNWLWQFLIGFFTPFITGSIHFYYGYVFVGCLVAMFLYVFFFLPETIGLSLEEIQLLYEDGVKPWKSASWVPPSRRGSSSEEVATQKKDWKKFLKFSKSSD
- the PUG1 gene encoding Pug1p; this encodes MSTDSDFVLYHYTPSKGAAIVFVVLFILMIVVYAVQTFNAARKASKIARYNSFEPSDDKIDDKTDDKTDDKSVIFENNDSKKKFKVLSTVCAFIPFFIGFIMEFIGYIGRVLSSSDPTKIAPYIIQSLLLLVAPALIAATIYMVFGRLLNAMRCESLMLISARFGTTFFVVGDVFSFFLQAAGGGLMSKKGSTKTGSNLITAGLIVQIVFFGFFIINEIRFSISVKKKCSFYSGISRKWFIVNATLLLSSVLILVRSIVRVVEFIQGFDGFIISHEYFIYVFDAVPMLLVIIAFSVGSFFGNVFDVIAECQYSTFSDSA
- the TOG1 gene encoding Tog1p, translated to MYGVLLMEEHHNTLADTNPSSLSLKRFLEQDELIFCLCVEYFERSIFSAVHDLVILKGLVSLIRHRYWIDDYFVLGRIICTMSRRSLDAGLNRWEYYIGQEEEIAEENRKLWWDCYWWDRWYTLNSGKEPMISDEMTSCLFPKKVIGLGVDDSMDCLTLIDSVKLDPTKLDICVSFGYILLAKLITTVFFELLYNRKFTDYRLFAVPDAKDLNRTARQLKVEFFKIRRIFLGVQDKLIPFLKQHFENSRIFELYTHFEFSKVCCFQGMESLILRIQNLLQSSEKVGLDICIKQTRLQTFETSVDILTEILRLKDSLHIMKCSWFLYAILLRITSYFIENSREDPIYHLSLMCGVIALYNDLLINSNNIDVNDNNAFYKKLKNGTTMSFILTRICCQVYMRSQKISEELLFHELKKYGQACLNAVKAVLDIACVWYENIIGDHKESNFRKEILNILDRDMGDFVNNNIGVQGKKDGTLHHEGFPVNSSGVSLGLDFISLENFVTSDSLPDFLNLFWDEIELGISK